AACATAAATTCACACAAACCCAATtgaaatgtgacatttttgctGAAACGAGAGTATTTTTTTTGCTTCGGCTTCACTAATTGAGACATGAAGTGTGAATAACAAAAGTGACACTTATAACCTAGGTTGTACAACAccaaaaaatgaaggaaaagcaaaaataaactcCAGACTGCCATTTGCCAAGCACTGCAAATTCAGTCATAATGTATGAGTAGCAGAATCTATTCTGACATATCACCCCAAGAGTGTAATCCTGCTTTGCTCCTTTCAGAGTCACAAAGCGATTGCattgctgaaaaatccagcgtgttctgaccagctaccagctgccaaaacacaggctgagctggTAGATCATCTCTGGCAGCTGACAAGTTGTTTTCCATCTtatgtttatttgaataaatcAATCAgtaaatgtttgagattttctaattgcCTTACTATTTTCTTCAAAATACCCTGTCTACTAATGGACAGAGCTTCAAATTTTGAGCATCTCTTATTATCTTTCTTCAGCGAAACGGATCCTTGACGATGCAGAGCTGCTCCTTGCTTCATCATTCAGTGGCGTCGCCTCCTCTGAGGATAGCAgagagcagacagagagagaaagagagagagaacataatGGACCCGTGACTGGAGGAGATTGAGGCTCTGTTAAGTGCTCGGCTTGAAAGCATGTCTGGCCTCATTAGCTGTCAGTTGTAACAATACTGAACTGGCAGTGAAGACAGGTTGGAGTCTCGTGGCCATAAATCACAGGCCGACAGCCCTCTGACAGGCTGGGAACTAGCGCACATGCAGGCGCCTTTTCTTGTTCCTCTCGCTCAGCACATCTGAAGCTagagcaaacacacatgcacacacacattacacatacaggCCCACCTAAAACAAGTCATCAAAGAGCTAgcagtttgcttttttttagatTAGGCTAGATTTCGATTCATTTGGGTACAACGATTGAAAGTCTGAGTTTTTGGATTGAACGTGTGATGGTCTTATATATTCtgtgaaatattatataaatgccTATTTGGACGATTATCTTAAATGGCTGTGAGGCCATAAATACTtgctctgtgtatgtatgtgttttgcctggagcactaagagctttcatGTCATGTCAATCTGCCTGTGTGCATTAGGTTGATGGGGAGTAGTGCAGTGGGACTGCTGAGGTGGGTGCATGTAGGTGGGTGTATTTGGGGAGGTTAAGGGGGGAAAGAGCAAGGCCTCTGGGTCATTAATCACGGCCTCTGACATGTCGAAGCAGGGGCTGTAGCCCCCCTGTGCATACAGCTGGGCCACACTGCTGGCACGGGAGGTGCATATCCCACAAGCTTCTGTTGCTTCTGCTTTCCTTCTTTTGCTCATTCTTTTGACGACCATTCACTCTTTCATTCAGTCATCCATCCATGTGCATCAGCTGTCTGTTCAATCTTTGACATCATCCATCCAGTCAGTCATCCATCCACCGAGTGATCAGCTCAAATCACATTTATTCTGCTTTTGGTCCTTCCTCAGGATGCAACATTTATACGCACACAAAAAATAGGATTCCTGGGGCATTTCTGAGAAACTAAGCACAGCCGTTCTCTTTCCCCATCCATTTATCTTCCTTAATTTCTTTGCTTGTCTTCTATATGTAACTTATTCCAGATGAGCCCTGCCTGGTTCTCGCTTGATTTCCAGATTTACAGGCCCTGGGGATTGGTTTTAAACTGGAAGCTTTAGaaagttctttgttttttgagCAAGTCCTCACGAGCAGGACTGAGAAATAAGAAATAGGCTGAGAGTCCTGGGAGGATTTCAAAAGCCTATTTCAGACCAGTAGGTCCTCAGTTGTCATGTGAAATATGAATGCTTCTCTTCTCCAAAGAATAAATCTCCCTGTTTGGTGTCCTTACATAGCTTGGAGGTTTTGGTTTCTCTGTTTCCCGTCagtaagttgttttttttttttccatccaaaATCATATTCAACTTTCATGAGTACATTAGATCTCTGACAGGAACGACTTTACATTTGACAAACAACATTGTGGTTGTTTGATGAAGTTCTACCACTTTAACTTAACAGCCGTAATTATTCTTGTGGATCTTGCGGAGCATGTTAATAGATCAAGTGGAGTCAGGAGGGCAGGAAAGAATGCAcgggtttttaaataaaagtctttgAAGACAAATTGTAACATGAAAAGTGAGTGTAATtcctatttatttttcttcgtctttttttttctcttgcagCAAGCTCCCCTACTGCAAGCTTTTCCACAGGCTGATTGAATCAGACACCTTCATTTGTGCAGAGTATGAGGTCAAAAGGCTGGAGCAACccgagagagaagaaaaagatggTGATGTAAGATTTTTACTGTGGGTTCAAGTGTTAATTCTGGTATATTTGTAGGGCTAATCTATGTtgattacaagaaaaaaacaaagatgaaGTATGTTCCCTTATGAATGACATGTGGACTGAATTGACGAAATGTGACACCACGTACATATGTTAAAAGAAAAGATGAATATCTACTAAATTGTGCAAGCATATATGGACATTAACTAAATTACTTAAAACTGAAGCTGATTTAATGTGGCACATGAACTGACAGagcaattttatattttcttgttTAATGAGCTGCAATTTCACCAAGGGCAAAAGCAAACACAATGCagtttgctctctctctctctctctctctctctctctctctgtccctctctctctctctctcgctcgcatGCTCTCGCTCTCGGGCTTGGTTCTATTCTGTTATTTTACCGCAGTATGCTCAGACCCCACCTTCCTGCTGTTCAAACCACAGCagtgccacacacacagggcctgCCATAAATCAATGGACAGGATCGTGTCTGCCAGTCAGACTAAACAAGAGCATTTGTGCTGCTTCGCACTCAGCCATTAATCATCTTGACAGTTTGAAAAACACATTTCCCCTTTAATGACTGTATTTGGAGAATCACGTCTGCTTCCTCTCTTTGCATTGCTCCtgccctcttttttttcctctgaaaggAGCTCTTTTCTTACCAAAAGGCTacagagaaagggggagagaaggagtgagagagagagagagagagagaaagagagtgagagagagagagtcaggcCATTCAGTGTACTAATAACAGTTGACAGCAAAGTAAATGTTGATATATGCAAACCTCTGATtagtcattgttttaaaaaaataaaaagttactaACATTGTACTTGTATTATCTTATGTTtctcttattattataataccagCAACAAATgctaatattaaaatgattctttcattatttcattttcattatttcacacATCCACACATGTTGTCAGCTGGTATAACTGTAATTATTCACTGCTGTGTCACTAATGCAGTCACTCATCAGCCATGAAAAATACAATGAAATCATTGCCCATATTTCCtccaaaaaacacaagcatACATGCTGCGAACAATTTGATTGAAGACCAACCTACAAACCAGAGGGAGAGGCTCTGATTCGGGTCAGCACAAGCATCTGGGCTCAGTTATGTGCATGAAAAGGGGCCGAATATACCGTGAGGAATGTTCGAGCGAGACTGCGAGACGAATCGAGGCCCAGTCGGTTAGCCATGACGCTGCCAAAGCACGTTTCTCCACGAAAGTCTTGCGCGTGACGCATACAAGCTGACAAGTCAGCGGCGTTCCCTCCGAGTGCGGGCAGATCTAAACCAGCTGGGGCCGTGCATATTAGTGGTTGGCCATAATTGCCATTGCCCTTTCGTAAGGCAGTCGAGGCCTAGCCTGTATGTTTTGTTGCGTGTCAGAAGACGGCCATCGGGGGAATGGGAGAACCATGGAACGAGCTGGCTTTTTACGCAAACATATACAAGACAGGTTAATTGATTGTGGCATTAGGGCAGTTCACTGCAGAAATACAGTTATAGACTTGGAGGGTCAGAAAGGATTTGTTTGATCAGAGTTTTAATGATGGCATGGAATAAATGTCAtaacccacacacagacacacctgtGTTGCCACCAGGCTTTCAGATATTGTGAAATATTGGTTTGATCCATTCAGGGGGATGAGGAAGTATCAAATAAGGGTTGCGAGTTGTGCTCAGATCTGATGAGCGTTGGTTCCAGATCTCTGTTGAGCCTAAGAAATGATGAACACTTGCAGACTAATGAAACAGTGGCTCCAAACTCAGTCATCATTAATCACTAGCTCTTGTCAGTCTTCTACCCTCAGACACCACCATCATTTCCCATTTTACCCTCATCATGGGAGAAGGGCTCTTAACCAATAAGTGTACATGAACCTCTTGATTCTCTGTGTTTATGAGTTGAGTTCATCTCTCTGTGTACGAATGTGTGTCCATCCAGGGCTTTTACCAGTAACTGATAACACCGTAAGGCTCCACAGAGACACAGTAGTCCATCTTGTGTCTCTGCCTTGGGCCCGCAGTGATATATCTCCTCAGTATGAGCAGCAGGGATGACAGAAATAGAGTGTGGGTGTTGATTCCTGCCATAGCTGGGAGCTGGGgaggagagtgagagatggacagagtgaTTGATGAGTAGcgaaagaggaagaaagggaAGATGGATCAGATGACAATGTGATGGACGAGCTACAGCAAAATGGAAAACGGCGCCACCATTCATCTTTCCCTCGAGAGCAGACCTCTGCTCTGGAAATTTCATCTACCAcaccttttattcatttaggaCAGACAGTTATCAATGGGTATGTCGTGTTAGCTCAGATTTTTTCTGTGAGTTCACTATTACCTAAATGAATGCCTGGAATGAGTGACATGCACTCAAGCCACAGGGGGTTAGAAGAATAAGAAAGCTAACAgctaaaattataataatatgtgTGGCACAGTGAATACCTTGACCTTTTTTGTAGAAGTCACTGTGGTATATTAGTTCCCTTGACAGCCTGATCACTCGTGGTGAGGGGAAGTAAAGTGACCTGCTTGCCTGGCAAATATGTCCACTCATGTCCAGCCAAGTGGATCTGTTCCTTCACTCAGCGTCACAAATAGAGATTCACAGGATGTCTAGGAAAAGCGAGCTTAGGCGACATCTCAGGTTCCCTGGCTAGAACTGATGGAGACATGATGCCTTTTTCTATGAGGCAGGATCAGTGTTGGAAGCTTCGCAGTCAATAGCATTAAGTAAGCAGCACCTCCCTGAGTGGTCCCAGATCAGTTTGGATAAGAATGCAACCAGATTCTGAGCCTCGAGGGGCCCAGGCACTGTAACCTTGCAAGCTAGCTGCCAGTATGTGTGAGTGATGATATACAGATACTGACCTGATAGGCCCTGTCGTGGTTCTTTACAAGGCTATGCAATAATATTGTTGCCAATCAAACTGCCAACGTGAGCCATGGCAGTGGGATAGTGTCATCCAAAACCAACATTTCAGGATCAGCTGAACAATTTTAAGCCTTTCTTTTCTTATCATTGATGACCTGGGACCTGTGGCCAATCAAAGCGTCAAGATTCACTACTCGGATCTCAGTTGAGCCTTAGAAATGCCAAACACTTGCAGGGTGATGGAAGACTCACTCCCAAGTCATCATTAATCACTAGCCCTCATCTGTCATCTGCCCAGTGGTGGCCTCAGACACCACCATCATTTCCTATTTTACCCTAACCATCCTCCACCATTACAGGCTGCACAGCAGACCTGACCCATGCTGGCAGTTAAAAGCACAGATTATTTTTCGGATGATGAAAAAGGAGCTAGAACACACAAACGTGCCTGGGCAAAAACAGCTACGGTTCCTCTTTGGAACCTGAAAGGCCAGGCGGCTTTCCTTAGGGAATATAAGCGGCTTACACCACAAAGTTAATCTGTTAATTACAAAAGTGTGATTCATAGTAGCGAAAATGACTGagtgtaattaaatttaattgaaatgtcCACGGCATGGCACTCCTGGAGGATTAATTACTACACACATGGAAGAAGGGGAACGAAAAATAACATGTAAGAACGGAGACTGTAACAGCACACAGGGAACAATAACCTTTAAGGCAAATGCTTGCATAACTATAACTCAGCTGCAGTTACATTAGTTGACATCTGCTGTCACACTATGTGACATGAAAGAGAAAGACTTCATACTGGACAAAAAGACAACAGAGGAGGGACAGTAGTCTTCTCGGCTATaattacaaacaaacatgaaagtTGTACAACAGTACCACACCTAAAATATTTTGATGACACACTCCGGGCATGACGCAGAGGCAGAAATCAGTTGCATGGCCTGCAATAAGACAGTGTTCTATATTTATAACTTTGTAGCCAAATACAAAAAGCATAGGGTGTAACACACAATGAAATGTTAACAACAGACCTATAACTATTGTTATGTAAAAGGGGCTTGGGCAGTGGACCAGTGGGCAGTTAGCCTGATTAGTTTAAATCTTGCAAACAAGATTCTATGACGTGTGATGAAATTTGTGTTTAATCAGTCCTTAAATAATTGTACATGTAAACCTAATTACTTGATTATGCTGCCAATTCAAGGCTTCTACACTAGTTCTAACTGCACCACTCAATCAGTGTGTCGTGACATGAGACAGAACTAGATAACTCAGGGCAAAGGAAAAAACTGCTCGGGTAAGTTGATAGATATCGCACTTCCTGATATGGTCTTCAGAGACCTGCCTTATAAAGATAGGCCTGGACCAATCTAACATGTTGCTGATAAGATTTCACTTCGATTCCTAGTAatgctaaaaagaaaaagtcttGTTTTCAAGACTATAGTTCTAGATACACTAACTGAACTGAAAATACACAATAGTGAAGGTCTAAATagcaaatatactgtatgtcattattaatataGAACATTAGTCACAGACAggattaatatgacattgaaggAAGGATGAAGAAATACGAAAGCATGGAGTTTAAATATaaccatttcatttatttaacaaaattataaCTCCAAAGTTGGACAGCTCTGCCATcgctatttttctttttttttttcactgaagcGGCACCTTAACCAGCCTAGTAATTTCAAcactttacaaaaaatattacagctctttaagtcatttatttgtaagctgttaaaaataaaaaataagcatttaGAAAGGCTAGAAGGACTTTGACATGCACATTCATACCGCACAGACACAATAAACAGACTGAGTCAGACAGGACAGatttatgaaaagaaaagtaaCGTCTGAAGCTTAAGATTTGCAGCATAGTGTGTACAAATAATGGGCAGAGAAGAACAGTTAAATTGAGTGAAATGAATAGATGAACTCAGTATTTGTGAAAGTAAACTGTTTTGGATTATAAACTGGAAAAAGCCAAGCgcttgttaaaaaataaatacaattctgTTCGAAAACTGCATTGGCGCTTCAGTCTCACACAGTCTCAAGCTTGCATGCACCCTGGAACACCCACAATTTTAGCCATTAGGGAGTCCATGGCTTCCTTTTTTGTCCACCTCTTCTGTTCCATTCACTTCCCTTTTCCCATTATTAGGAAACTGGAGACAGGGTCAAATCCCAAGCGGGATGTCTTAGCAGTCATCATGCAAGTGCGCTGCTTGTTCTGGCTCTAGAATTCTGGAGCAATGGAGTCCATTTCACTGGTAGCCTAGGGCTGAGGCAGATCCCAGTCTCTGACTGTAGAGGGCGTAGTGGGAGTAATAGGGTGCGGAGGTTGGTAAAGAGTGCATGGGCAGTGTTGGTGCTGTGGGCAGTGGCATTTTACTGTAGGGATGGTATCGAGCCAAGCCCAAACTCGGAGGTGCCCTCAATGAGAAGGAAGCAGGAAGAGAAGCTGGACTGCTCTGGGGAGGCAGATGGAGGTGacatgaggaggaggatgatgggtATGTGGACAGGAGCTTTCCATCCACGCCTggcagtgaggtgtgtgtgcgcaggtgGGCTAATAGCTCATCGGAGGTGGCAAAGCGCTTATCGCATGGCCCGCTGGCTGAGACCCAGTTGCAAGCATGTGGTAGAGGGTCATTGGGCAGCATGAAGCCGTATGTGTATAGTGGATGAGAGAGTGATGGTGTGATGCTGGAAGACAATGAGCTCTGGTGGAGCGAGTGCAATGGAGGATGAGGGGGGTAAACCAATGGGAAGCCGGATTTTAGTGAAGATGAGGGGTCGTGAACACATGTGCCACAGTTGCCACCCAGGTGAGGTGCATTCGGGTAGCTTAAACAGTAAGGGTCCCGACACAAACCCTGCATGAATGAAGGTGGAGATGCTCCAGTCAGTGGGCTTGAGCTGGGGTGTTTTCCTGCAACTCCTACACCAGCACCGCCGAGGCTGGACTTGGTTGGGTCTAAGCCAGGAACAAACTGACCGGGATAGCCAGCATAAGTGCCCACTATAGAACCGTGGTAGCCCATGCTGGATGATGGGAGTGGGAAGACAGGGTGACTGGATTTGAAGGGAGAAATAGAAACAGGCCTGAGTCCCCCAGGCTGAGATGGTTGTGGGTCCGATTTGCCCTCGTTACTGGGGCTGCTTTCAGAGCTTGAGCTACTGGAGTTAGCGCTCGCTCTGGCATGGCTCGAGTTGGCCAGCTGGGGACTGTCCAGACTCGTCTTACTCGACTCTGCCTCCTTCTTCAGGTTGCTGCTGCTGTCAGAGCCTGcaagttctgtgttttttgcCTCCCCATTTGCAGTCTGTGAATGTCCAGTGGAACGCATGGTGCTGGGTGAAATAGCATGTCTGTGCGCCTGAGTCTGTGAAGGTGAGCCCACCCTGGAACTTGGAGAAACAGTACGCGCATGGTTGGACTGACAGCTTGGTGTGCTCCTACCACCACTACCTCCACCCATGGGAAGACAGAAGCCAGGCttgttactgctgctgctgctgatacTCCCATCCCTCTGGCTGTCTGGGCCTGTTTTGGAGTAAGGCTTGAAACTGGACTTGTCATCCGACGAAGGCCGCTGCTCTGCGAGTTTTAGAGATGAGGAGGAAGTGCGAGATGAGCCTTCTTTCTCACCCAGTCCACTAGACGTAATGGAAGCCAGTTTGGATGAGGATGGAGGATCCGGTTTACCTATCTGAGAACATGTCTGAGCCAAGAGGGCCAGTGGACTCTTCTTAGCATCCAGCtggaaaggaaataaaaataatttcagcaaATGACAATAAGtgttaagaaaataataaagattttcttaattttacCATAATGTGCGGTACACTGGTCACATTTGAAGCGAGGCAAAAAGATATATACAGACATACGTTTACTTAGAGTAATGTCACCAGTAATTATGTCTGGTtacttttaaagattttaattttaagatttATGAGTCATTATAATTACCCCtaactaaaaaataaagtaaaatataataaaataggaCATGAGAACCCAGTGATGCATGTTTTAATAGTATGTAAATCtgtcaaatataaaaataaaaaaagttaagtaaaaaaatatacttgatactgaaaatatgaatataatttttattattggaTTACTTAgatttatatgtatattgtcCAGTTGTATTAATACAAAATGTAATGTAGTTAATGATAAAGTCTAATGAAAGAGTATAGGTCTACGGCATTTTGAGCATTAAGAGTAGATcattttttactcttttagACTGCGTTTTTAAATGCTACATTGGAggaaatttaaataatgtattcaatCAGTTTAATCAGCAGACCTATATGATGACTATACATGTACTTTAATCAGCCTCTATAAACAAACGTCTACAGTGAAAGCCTTGGCAGGATAGTACATAGTGAAGTGAATGATATAGTATATTCTAGTCTGGAATGAAGtctggaatatatatatatgtatacatatacatatatacatatatacatatatatatatatatatatatatatacacatatatatatatatatagtgtgtgtgtgctatagtGTATAATGACATGAATAATGCAGTAAATACATACTATAGATTACAATAAAAGTGAACAATGCAGTCCATGCTAGTagtgaataataaaatgcataatgtaGTATATTCTAGTATGGAATGTAGTGAATGTTGTAGTGTGTGCTATAGTGTATAATGACATGAATGATGCAGTAAATACATGCTATAGATTATAATAAAGTGAATAATGCAGTCCATGCTAGTAGTGAATAACAAGATGCATAATGTAGTACATACTAGAgtgtatgatatgatatgagtGAGAAgtgagtagtgtagtgtgccAGGGCTAACAGACCTCGATGCTGACGGGGGCAGATGTGAGGGGCTGCAGGTACTCCGGGTGGAGCAAGTGGCCCGAGTGCGCGGTCAGCATCTTCACTACTTTAATGGGGAGACGCTTCGCCTGACGCACAGGATCCGAGGGCTGTAACAAAGCGGTGGACGTGTCCTTAATCCCAGCGAGCTTTCTGAAAGTGAAGTTACCGTGCTGGCTGGCGGAGGTCGGGCTGTGTAAAGCGGAAAGTGTAGATCCACGCAGAGTGTGGTGCATTGGGTGCGAGACTGAGCCGAGGAGCGGTGCGGGGACGCTCACAGAGCACACATCTCTATACAGTACAAACTCACAGGCTGGCTTTTACGCCCATGGCGCAGCTTGTTCAATAATCCACAACACAAAATGTCCAGAATTGGTCtgattttcttgttctttttcttttcaaacgGCAGCTGCGCTTTTAGACGTGATGACTGTTTACTCCAAAGCCGTTCATAGCTCCGTTCCGTGCGCACGATCTGAAGCCGCAGACCATCCACACCATCACACCGCAAAATACAACTCTTTTCTATAGCAGTGGACTTGACAACATTTAAGACTGTTAGAAGGAAAAAGCAAATCCACAATAACTCAGAGACAAAGACAggaaacagcaacaacagccaaaaaaaaagccGTCCGCCTGCACGGTGCGCTTTAGTCTCTGCTCCTCTACACGCTCCTGCTCCGTCTTGTGTAATTCAAGTAAGCGAAACGCGAGGAGGACCTTCAAAGTCCGCGAGCCGCCGACCAATCAGCGCTGGCTGCATTGCTAATGAGATGGGAGGGGCTATTCAGGGCGGAGCTACCGCCTCTGACCCCACCCAT
This is a stretch of genomic DNA from Pangasianodon hypophthalmus isolate fPanHyp1 chromosome 17, fPanHyp1.pri, whole genome shotgun sequence. It encodes these proteins:
- the LOC113543449 gene encoding zinc finger protein 703, which gives rise to MHHTLRGSTLSALHSPTSASQHGNFTFRKLAGIKDTSTALLQPSDPVRQAKRLPIKVVKMLTAHSGHLLHPEYLQPLTSAPVSIELDAKKSPLALLAQTCSQIGKPDPPSSSKLASITSSGLGEKEGSSRTSSSSLKLAEQRPSSDDKSSFKPYSKTGPDSQRDGSISSSSSNKPGFCLPMGGGSGGRSTPSCQSNHARTVSPSSRVGSPSQTQAHRHAISPSTMRSTGHSQTANGEAKNTELAGSDSSSNLKKEAESSKTSLDSPQLANSSHARASANSSSSSSESSPSNEGKSDPQPSQPGGLRPVSISPFKSSHPVFPLPSSSMGYHGSIVGTYAGYPGQFVPGLDPTKSSLGGAGVGVAGKHPSSSPLTGASPPSFMQGLCRDPYCLSYPNAPHLGGNCGTCVHDPSSSLKSGFPLVYPPHPPLHSLHQSSLSSSITPSLSHPLYTYGFMLPNDPLPHACNWVSASGPCDKRFATSDELLAHLRTHTSLPGVDGKLLSTYPSSSSSCHLHLPPQSSPASLPASFSLRAPPSLGLARYHPYSKMPLPTAPTLPMHSLPTSAPYYSHYALYSQRLGSASALGYQ